The DNA sequence CACAGAGTAATGATGAAATTGAAGAGTGCAACAGTGTATTGCTGGTAAGTCCTGTAAGTCATTGTAAGTGCTTTAGACAGTGAGTCATCCTGCCTGTTCTTCTCAGGGGTAGAATGTGTTAGTGTTCTGTTACTGTATTCATGTTTGTCTTGTATTCCTCCTGGACATCGGAGCTTATTCACCCCCACAATCCTCCTCTTCAGTACGACTAGGAGTCTACTGTCCAGCGCAGTGagtcatcctcctcatcctctccttctccctgaacCTGTgatccctctctttttctctctccctccctgaaccTGTGATCCCTCCTTTATACAGTGTTTTTATAGCAGGTCTATAGACCTATCCCagtgtactgtacctgtgtgtacAGTAGATGTCTATCTGAAGTACTTAGAATAaccccctccctccaaccctgtaGTGCTTAAAATATACCCTTTAATCCACCTTCCTCCatacctctatcctcctccttctccctttctctataGTGCTCAGAATAGcccttgttctcctcctcctaccactaCACTGAAGGTTGccactacccctccctccctccctctagcaggAACTGGTGTGAAGGTTGCCACtacccgtccctccctccctccctctagcaggAACTGGTGTGAAGGTTGCCACtacccgtccctccctccctccctccggcaGGAGCTGGTGTGAAGGTTGCCACtacccgtccctccctccctctagcaaGAGCTGGTGTGAAGGTTGCcactacccccctccctccctctagcaaGAGCTGGTGTGAAGGTTGCCACTACCCCCCCCTAACAGGAGCTGGTGTGAAGGTTGCCACTACCCCCTAACAGGAGCTGGTGTGAAGGTTGCCACTACCCCCTAGCAGGAGCTGGTGTGAAGGTTGCCACTACccacctttccctccctccctctagcaggAACTGGTGTGAAGGTTGCCACTACCAGTCCCTACCTCCCTCTGGCAGGAGCTGGTGTGAAGGTTGCCACTACCCCCTCCCTCTAGCAAGAGCTGGTGTGAAGGTTGCCACtacccgtccctccctccctctggcagGAGCTGGTGTGAAGGTTGCCACTACCCCCCTCCCTCTAGCAAGAGCTGGTGTGAAGGTTGCcactactcctccctccctctagcaaGAGCTGGTGTGAAGGTTGCCACTACCCCCCCCTAACAGGAGCTGGTGTGAAGGTTGCCACTAcccacccttccctccctctagcaGGAGCTGGTGTGAAGGTTGCCACTACCCCCTAGCAGGAGCTGGTGTGAAGGTTGCCACTACccacctttccctccctccctctagcaggTGTGAAGGTTGCCACTACCCCCTAGCAGGAGCTGGTGTGAAGGTTGCCACTACccacctttccctccctccctctagcaggAGCTGGTGTGAAGGTTGCCACTACCCCCTAGCAGGAGCTGGTGTGAAGGTTGCCACTACccacctttccctccctccctctagcaggTGTGAAGGTTGCCACTACCCCCTAGCAGGAGCTGGTGTGAAGGTTGCCACTACccacctttccctccctccctctagcaggAGCTGGTGTGAAGGTTGccactaccccctccctccctctagcaaGAGTTGTTGTGAAGGTTGCCactaccccccctccctccctctagaaAGAGCTGGTATGAATGTTGCcactacccctccctcccccctctagcAGGAGCTGGTGTGAAGGTTGCTCCCAGTGAGGATGGACGTGATGCTGGAGGGGTCGTACAGGCCTTCATCATCTTCGTCAGAGCTCAGAGCCGACGAGTCCAGGGCCTGACGCTGCGCCTGCTGCACCTTCCTCCTGAAACACACCACCATCAGCTTCAGAAATGTTATCTTCATCATCTACTGTTCACTACAACAGAGGCAAATATCTGTGGGAGTAGACAGTTGACTTCTACAGTAGACAGTGTGGTTCCCTGTAGTATCTGTCAGGGAGAGAGCCCTCTGCTGGTCAGATATGGGAACTGACTGGTGTGACATACAGTGGGTCTGTAATTTTTGAAGTGTAccttttatcataggtacacttcaactgtgagagacggaatcgaaaacaaaaatccagaaaatcacattgtatgatttttatgtaattaattagcattttattgcatgacataagtatttgatcacttacctaccagtaagaattccggctctcacagacctgttagtttttctttaagaagccccctgttctccactcattacctgtattaactgcacctgtttgaacttttttacctgtataaaagacacctgtccacacacgcaaacagactccaacctctccacaatggccaagaccagtgagctgtgtaaggacatcagggataaaattgtagacttgcacaaggctgggatgggctacaggacaataggcaagcagcttggtgagaagacaacaactgttggcgcaattattagaaaatggaagaagttcaatgGTCAatggtcaatcacccttggtctggggctccatgcaagagcTCACCTTGTGGggtatcaatgatcatgaggaaggtgagggatcagcccagaactacacagcaggacctggtcaatgacctgaagagagctgggaccacagtctcaaagaaaaccattagtaacacactacgccgtcatggattaaaatcctgcagcgcatgcaaggtccccctacTCAAGCCAgccacatgtccaggcccgtctgaagtttaccaatgaccatctggatgatccagaggaggaatgggagaaggtcatggggtctgatgagacaaaaagagctttttggtctaaactccactcgccgtgtttggaggaagaagaaggatgagtacaaccccaagaacaccatcccaaccgtgaagcatggaggtggaaacatcattctttggcgATGCTTTTccgcaaaggggacaggacgactgcaccgtattgaggggaggatggatggggccatgtatcgcaagatcttggccaacaacctccttccctcagtaagagcattgaagatgggtcgtggctcggtcatccagcatgacaacgacccaaaacacacagccagggcaactaaggagtggctccgtaagaagcatctcaaggtcctggagtggcctagccagtctccagacttgaacccaaaataaaatctttggagggagctgaaagtccgtattgcccagcgacagccccgaaacctgaatgttctggagaaggtctgtatggaggagtgggccaaaatccctgctgcagtgtgtgcaaacctggtcaagaactacaggaaacgtatgatctctgtaattgcaaacaaaggtttctgtaccaaatattaagttctgcttttctgatgtatcaaatacttatgccatgcaataaaatgcaaatgaaataCTTAaatatcatacaatgtgattttctggatttttgttttagattccgtctctcacagttgaagtgtacctatgataaaaattacagacctctacatgctttgtaagtaggaaaacctgtaaaatcgtcagtgtttcaaatacttgttctctccactgtacAGGGATGACTGCTCTGTCTGCTAGATCTGTCTCTGCCTCCCCATTCACAGCTGACCTGCacatacgtacgtgtgtgtgtgtgtgttcccacagTACTGTTGAGTGGGGTTTAATGAGACACCTTTACACAGCTGGGTGAGTGTGACTGTTGaagaagtgtgtttgtgtgtgtttgaatccGACTGCTTTATTCTGTAATGATGTGTGTCTGATAGCAGCATCTCTGTTGAGGGATCAGAGAGGAGCTCAGTGATCCATAGAatgatacacaacacacacacaccgcacgctAGTTTGGCTGTGGGGAGTGAACAGGCTGCCAGTAAATGTCAGCTCACTGAACTCATTACCAATGACAagaggaacagaaagaggagtagaggagaacagaaagaggtctggagggagtggaagagaacagaaagaggtctggagggagtggaagagaacagaagaacagaaaggtctggagggagtggaagagaacagaagaacaaaaagaggtctggagggagtggaagagaacagaaagaggtctggagggagtggaagagaacagaaagaggtctggagggagtggaagagaacagaaagaggtctggagggagtggaagagaacagaaagaggtctggaggagaacagaggaacagaaagaggtctggagggagtggaagagaacagaagaacagaaaggtctggagggagtggaagagaacagaaagaggtctggagggagtggaagagaacagaaagaggtctggagggagtggaagagaacagaaagaggtctggaggagaacagaggaacagaaagaggtctggagggagtggaagagaacagaagaacagaaaggtctggagggagtggaagagaacaaAAGAACAGAAaggtctggagggagtggaagagaacagaaagaggtctggagggagtggaagagaacagaaagaggtctggagggagtggaagagaacagaaagaggtctggagggagtggaagagaacagaaagaggtctggagggagtggaagagaacagaaagaggtctggagggagtggaagagaacagaaagaggtctggagggagtggaagagaacagaaagaggtctggagggagtggaagagaacagaaagaggtctggagggagtggaagagaacagaaagaggtctggagggagtggaagagaacagaaagaggtctggagggagtggaagagaacagaaagaggtctggagggagtggaagagaacagaaagaggtctggagggagtggaagagaacagaaagaggtctggagggagtggaagagaacagaaagaggtctggaggagaacagaggaacagaaagaggtctggagggagtggaagagaacagaagaacagaaaggtctggagggagtggaagagaacagaaagaggtctggagggagtggaagagaacagaaagaggtctggagggagtggaagagaacagaaagaggtctggagggagtggaagagaacagaaagaggtctggagggagtggaagagaacagaaagaggtctggagggagtggaagagaacagaaagaggtctggagggagtggaagagaacagaaagaggtctggagggagtggaagagaacagaaagaggtctggagggagtggaagagaacagaaagaggtctggaggagaacagaggaacagaaagaggtctggagggagtggaagagaacagaagaacagaaaggtctggagggagtggaagagaacagaaagaggtctggagggagtggaagagaacagaaagaggtctggagggagtggaagagaacagaaagaggtctggagggagtggaagagaacagaaagaggtctggagggagtggaagagaacagaaagaggtctggaggagaacagaggaacagaaagaggtctggagggagtggaagagaacagaagaacagaaaggtctggagggagtggaagagaacagaaagaggtctggagggagtggaagagaacagaaagaggtctggagggagtggaagagaacagaaagaggtctggagggagtggaagagaacagaaagaggtctggaggagaacagaggaacagaaagaggtctggagggagtggaagagaacagaagaacagaaaggtctggagggagtggaagagaacagaagaacagaaaggtctggagggagtggaagagaacagaaagaggtctggagggagtggaagagaacagaaagaggtctggagggagtggaagagaacagaaagaggtctggagggagtggaagagaacagaaagaggtctggagggagtggaagagaacagaagaacagaaaggtctggagggagtggaagagaacagaagaacagaaaggtctggagggagtggaagagaacagaaagaggtctggagggagtggaagagaacagaaagaggtctggagggagtggaagagaacagaaagaggtctggagggagtggaagagaacagaaagaggtctggagggagtggaagagaacagaaagaggtctggagggagtggaagagaacagaaagaggtctggagggagtggaagagaacagaaagaggtctggagggagtggaagagaacagaaagaggtctggagggagtggaagagaacagaaagaggtctggaggagaacagaggaacagaaagaggtctggagggagtggaagagaacagaagaacagaaaggtctggagggagtggaagagaacagaaagaggtctggagggagtggaagagaacagaaagaggtctggagggagtggaagagaacagaaagaggtctggagggagtggaagagaacagaaagaggtctggaggagaacagaggaacagaaaggtctggagggagtggaagagaacagaagaacagaaaggtctggagggagtggaagagaacagaaagaggtctggagggagtggaagagaacagaaagaggtctggagggagtggaagagaacagaaagaggtctggagggagtggaagagaacagaaagaggtctggagggagtggaagagaacagaagaacagaaaggtctggagggagtggaagagaacagaagaacagaaaggtctggagggagtggaagagaacagaaagaggtctggagggagtggaagagaacagaaagaggtctggagggagtggaagagaacagaaagaggtctggagggagtggaagagaacagaaagaggtctggaggagaacagaggaacagaaagaggtctggagggagtggaagagaacagaagaacagaaaggtctggagggagtggaagagaacagaagaacagaaaggtctggagggagtggaagagaacagaaagaggtctggagggagtggaagagaacagaaagaggtctggagggagtggaagagaacagaaagaggtctggagggagtggaagagaacagaaagaggtctggagggagtggaagagaacagaagaacagaaaggtctggagggagtggaagagaacagaagaacagaaaggtctggagggagtggaagagaacagaaagaggtctggagggagtggaagagaacagaaagaggtctggagggagtggaagagaacagaaagaggtctggaggagaacagaggaacagaaaggtctggaggagaacagaggaacagaaaggtctggaggagaacagaggaacagaaaggtctggaggagaacagaggaacagaaaggtctggaggagaacagaggaacagaaaggtctggaggagaacagaggaacagaaaggtctggagggagtggaggagaacagaagaacagaaagaggtctggagggagtggaagagaacagagagaattgGGCTGGTTCAGAAGAAGAGCCACATCTAGGAGAAAGGAGATACTTAGTAATCTAACATGTGAAACAGGTAGAGTGTCAGAATTGGAAACACAACCCACACAGACTTACTTGAGCTCAGTCTCCAGCGCGGTGACTCTGCCCTGTAAGGCCTCCTTTAGTTCCAtctgttcctccatctctctctgggcCTTCCTCCtcaatccctccatcctctctaccTCGGTCTCCCCCTCATCCACCTGTCTCTTCAGAGCCTTCACACGCAGAGACAGCTACAACACAGAGGAATcagtcaggctgtgtgtgtgtgtgtgtgtgtgtgtgtgtgtgtgtgtgtgtgtgtgtgtgtgcgtgcatgcgcacGTACCtggtctctctgttctgtgtgttggtGTCTCTCTTCCTCCAGGGTAAAGTTGAGCTCCTTCAGTTTCTTCTCCAGGCGACGCTGAGACGACAACATGGAGTTCttctccctaacacacacacacacgtttagcaCAAACATGAACAAGGTGATTCTGGATACAGATGTGTGACCAGTTCATAATATCATAAGCTTTACTTGTCATCAATAATGTGAATGTCAATTTAAGGTACACTTCTATAACTAACAGTGAACTACCATACCAAACACAAAATCAGCTTTTGTTACAAAATATCATATTCCAGACTATGTGGTGCATTGTGGCGTCTGTATTTCCTGGGGTGTGGTGCATTGTGGGACGTGTAGTGTGCGGTGTACCTATCCTCGCTGTGGAGGCGTTCCTCCAACTCGTGAACTTTACTCTCCAGCTGAGCCACTCCTACAGAGGAGCGAGACTGACCCTCCATATCAGATACTCTGGTCTTCAACTCCTTcaactggagagagaaagagatttaagCATAATCAATCATCACTCAGACCTTAAGATCATTTCAGTGGAGACACAGACTTAACGTACATGTCTTTCTAGGGCATTCTTGTCCAGCTCCAGGTCCTGTCTGGAGGATCTCTCCTGCATCAGCTCTGAACGCAGCTGCTCCAtctgcacacagacagacagaggagcgCCAGACAGAGGAGCGCCAGACAGAGGAGCGCCAGACAGAGGAGCGCCAGACAGagtgaagggagaaagagggtgaggggagaaagagggtgaggagagagataacaaatACATTATTTTCCTAGCTTGGTCCTGGTTCTTTCAACTGTTAACCAACAGACTGGTGAAAGCTGCTTGACACAcatttatagtgtgtgtgtgtgtgtgtgtgtgtgtgtgtacctggtctcTGGTCCTGGTGACTCTGTCAGTGAGTAGCTCCACagatcccttctcctcctccagctccagctccagtcgTTTCATCTTGTCCTCCGTGCTGCGGAGCTCCCTGCTCTTGTCTGTGAGGCTGCTCCTGCTGTTCTCCAGTTCAGCCTCTAGGTGGTGCAGGCGGTTGGTGAGCAGCTCCTTGTCCAGTTGAACATTGTCTCGCTCCTCAACCACAGAGAGCAGATCCTTCTTCTGACGTGACGCCTGacgcacgacacacacacacacacacacacacacacacactctggatcAGCGTTAAAGACAAATCACCTTCACCCCTCAAACTCATCTCAGGACCTCAAAGCAGTGGGTGCAATTCATTAGCAGGTAGAAGAAAAAAGCAGCAGGCTCCGGCAGGGTGAGAGTTGACTAGCCCTGACCAATACCATCACCTCCTGAAGACCCTTTcctcctccgtctcctccctctttccctcctcctcctctcaccccgtcccttcctctctctcacctcctgaagaccctttcctcctctgtctcctccctctttccctcctcctcctctcaccccgtcccttcctccctccatccaataTCTCTCTCACCTCCTGAAGACCCTTTcctcctccgtctcctccctctttccctcctcctcctctcaccccgtcccttcctcctccatccaaTATCTCTCTCACCTCCTGAAGACCCTTTcctcctccgtctcctccctctttccctcctcctctctcaccccgtccattcctccctccatccatctctctctcacctcctgaagaccctttcctcctcctctcgctttccctcctcccctcacccagtcccttcctctctctcacctcctgaaGACCCTTTcctcctccgtctcctccctctttacctcctcctctctcaccccgtccattcctccctccatccatctctttctcaCCTCCTGAAGACCCTTtcctcctccgtctcctctcttttcctcctcctctctcaccctgtcccttcctctctctcacctcctcttccAGTCTCTTGAGGGAGGTCTGGCTCCTCTCCAGTTCTACCAGTGTGTCATTGCCCTGCCTCTGGGCCTCCTGTGTCTCACTgcgagatctctctctctgttcctccagctGGGCCCTGAGAACATGCACCTCCTCACCAGACGACTGGGACAGAGACTCAAACTAcatggacagagaaagaggcagagtgagagtgagagtagggagagagcgaggagtaAGTAGAGAGATTTTTATTTGCACAGTGTACATTTGTAAACACAGCACTTCAATGCAGTACACAGAGCATCAGAAAAAcccatgtagacacacacactcctcacctcctTATTGAGTTTGTCCAGggaccgctcctgctgtctcctctgttcctccagctgtgtgttggtctgtgtgagctggtccctctccttctccatgtcCTCCAGACGCAGACTGAGCTGCCGGTGGTCCTGGCCCAGCCGAGAGGCTCCTCTCCTGGCCTCGTCAAGCTCCTGCCTCAACCCCCTCAACTCCGCCTGGAGGGACAGCTCTGCCTCCGAACTCTCTGATGCACTGGAAGCCAGCTGAgactggggacacacacacaaatacatactgtGAAACAACACACCCACTAACAAAGAGCTGTGAGAAAGAGgtagtgtaatgtgtgtgtatgtctcacctCCAGGCGTGAGAGTTTCTCTCGGAGGCGTGTGTTAGCTGCCTCGTGCTCCTGCTGTGAGTCTCTGAGAGCGTTTAGTTCTGTCTGGGTTCTGGCCAGCCGCTCTGTGTTTGACTGCAGCTCCTGCTCAGTGCTGGAGAGTTTCTCTCCCAGTCGGTCTCTCTCCCCACGAGCATCAGTCAACTCTGACTGCAGGCCAGACACGACCGACGGGTCAGGGAGCTATGGAGAGAAACAAAAGAGGTGAGTGgttgagagaaggatggagattATGAATAAAAGGGAGGAAAAGTGGCCATCTTTCCCAGTCACATAGCTGGtactacacaacacacacctgtTTGGTTCTCTCCTGGGCCTTGGCCAGATCCTCTTTGGCTCGATTTGATTGGCCCCTCAGCCTGTCCATCTCATACTTGAGCTCCGCCTCCTGCTCCTGGTTGGCCTTCTTCAGGGAGATTACCTCCATGACCTTTTTATCGAGCTCCGCCCTTTTCTTCTCTGCCTCTGATTGGGCCTGCTGCAGATCGGCACGCAAACTCTGCAGCTCCTGACATGACAATGGAGAACAGTGTCAGTGTGTACCttgttgagagtgtgtgtgtcagaatcagtgtgtgtgtgtacctggttgagtgtgtgtgtatgactgggGTCTGGTATCTGCTGTTTCATGGTGTTGACCCTCTCCTGTACTTCATTCAGTTCTTCCTCAAGCTCCTCTTTCTCCAGACGAGCCTGCAGCatcctgcaacacaaacacacaccatttTAACCAATTAAAGATCCATTTCAAAATCTAGAAATCAAGTCACAGATGAGCACTGATCAGACATCATTTAGTTTGATCAACAAAGCTACAGTTCAATCTCCAATGCTGATATCAGTCCCTCAAAGTTGATCAAACGTTTTGTTGTTAAAATGAGGTCATTCTACAGTGTCACAAtttcttcagtcagtcagtcaaataGAGAAACACAGAAGCTGGTTTAACTGGAATGTCAGCTACACGGCCATAAACCCCAGCTATTAACCGCAGCTATTAAAACCCTCTAGAAAGGATTCTAAAATATGGAATTGTTCCACAGCTACTAACATGcatgcagcccatgcaaaaaaacatctctctagcttaaacagacatTTTGCTGGGATTTTTTCAATATCTTAATTACATTTCCGCGGGGTCGCAGAAATTATAGGCTAAGGGTTAGCACGGCTGGCTACTGGCACGGCTGGCTACTGGCATGGCTATAACCTATATACAGCAAATATATAGGCTCCCTCACGGTGGCTCAGGGGTGATGGGTGTGTCTCTAGTCAATAAGACACGAGAGGAGGAGACGGTACAGAATGGGAGAACAGAAATGGGACATGTGGATGGTTACATAGATGTATACATGGATGGTTGAAAAACAGGAAGAGATGTGTAAGACTTGgtaagtgaagtgtgtgtgtgtgtgtatacagtaccagtcaattttttacttaagtaaatTAAataacttatttttcttaactgcattgttggttaaaagtaagcatttcacagtaaggttgtaTTCTCTGTAGGGTGCGTGTACTCACTCCTGTTTGGTGGTCCGTAGTTCATCTCTTGTATTGTGGAACTGCGTCATCCAGTGGCCACTCTCGTCCCTGCAGTCTTCCAGCTGCTGCTGTAGAGTACGCACCGACGCATTCACACGCAACCGCTCTGACTCGATACCCGcctgagactggggagagagaaggagggggagagagaagagagggggagagtggacaTGAGAgagtgtagggagagagaggtagggggagagaatagagagagtggatatgagagagtgtggagagagaggtaggggggatATGAGAgagtgtagggagagagagggagggtggatatGAGagtgtagggagagaggtaggggggagagaagagagagggaggatggatatgagagagtgtggggagagaagagagagggaggatggatatgagagagagagtggggagagggaggatgatatgagagagagagtggggagagagagggagtaagacgTGTCATTAAGAATGTGAGATCAGCTGATGTACTGCTTG is a window from the Oncorhynchus tshawytscha isolate Ot180627B linkage group LG03, Otsh_v2.0, whole genome shotgun sequence genome containing:
- the LOC112239168 gene encoding cingulin isoform X1, whose protein sequence is MAHPHPQSLPYPTHPHPQSLPYPTQPHPQTPVNRLISRFDGSSSTREQQRGRSPVAEDPRNTISSSLAPNPYSSPSPSLTPNPYSSPHSSLGRGQGSVSKATPHPASQWAPPGRFVAVETPSANRTDPLVTPDLLQSSEVTSEEEQVMQTIYSVLREGTSESDSVIRHKVRVIFQKIKGLKPSESSGEEWRREKRDLERKMMELQTSLQEERRGSVGSSDPVLKAELDSCMDENMQLQETVDRKKTELHQTHSELSQLRMERESAESRVREMEDRLGELQEELRTENGNKTECIVCLQDLVTCQASLLEVSMLKQKLEDSLRQRERELTALKGALKDEVATHDKDMETLREQYSTDMERLRSTVEQVSQSQAGIESERLRVNASVRTLQQQLEDCRDESGHWMTQFHNTRDELRTTKQEMLQARLEKEELEEELNEVQERVNTMKQQIPDPSHTHTLNQELQSLRADLQQAQSEAEKKRAELDKKVMEVISLKKANQEQEAELKYEMDRLRGQSNRAKEDLAKAQERTKQLPDPSVVSGLQSELTDARGERDRLGEKLSSTEQELQSNTERLARTQTELNALRDSQQEHEAANTRLREKLSRLESQLASSASESSEAELSLQAELRGLRQELDEARRGASRLGQDHRQLSLRLEDMEKERDQLTQTNTQLEEQRRQQERSLDKLNKEFESLSQSSGEEVHVLRAQLEEQRERSRSETQEAQRQGNDTLVELERSQTSLKRLEEEASRQKKDLLSVVEERDNVQLDKELLTNRLHHLEAELENSRSSLTDKSRELRSTEDKMKRLELELEEEKGSVELLTDRVTRTRDQMEQLRSELMQERSSRQDLELDKNALERHLKELKTRVSDMEGQSRSSVGVAQLESKVHELEERLHSEDREKNSMLSSQRRLEKKLKELNFTLEEERHQHTEQRDQLSLRVKALKRQVDEGETEVERMEGLRRKAQREMEEQMELKEALQGRVTALETELKRKVQQAQRQALDSSALSSDEDDEGLYDPSSITSILTGSNLHTSSC
- the LOC112239168 gene encoding cingulin isoform X2, coding for MAHPHPQSLPYPTHPHPQSLPYPTQPHPQTPVNRLISRFDGSSSTREQQRGRSPVAEDPRNTISSSLAPNPYSSPSPSLTPNPYSSPHSSLGRGQGSVSKATPHPASQWAPPGRFVAVETPSANRTDPLVTPDLLQSSEVTSEEEQVMQTIYSVLREGTSESDSVIRHKVRVIFQKIKGLKPSESSGEEWRREKRDLERKMMELQTSLQEERRGSVGSSDPVLKAELDSCMDENMQLQETVDRKKTELHQTHSELSQLRMERESAESRVREMEDRLGELQEELRTENGNKTDLVTCQASLLEVSMLKQKLEDSLRQRERELTALKGALKDEVATHDKDMETLREQYSTDMERLRSTVEQVSQSQAGIESERLRVNASVRTLQQQLEDCRDESGHWMTQFHNTRDELRTTKQEMLQARLEKEELEEELNEVQERVNTMKQQIPDPSHTHTLNQELQSLRADLQQAQSEAEKKRAELDKKVMEVISLKKANQEQEAELKYEMDRLRGQSNRAKEDLAKAQERTKQLPDPSVVSGLQSELTDARGERDRLGEKLSSTEQELQSNTERLARTQTELNALRDSQQEHEAANTRLREKLSRLESQLASSASESSEAELSLQAELRGLRQELDEARRGASRLGQDHRQLSLRLEDMEKERDQLTQTNTQLEEQRRQQERSLDKLNKEFESLSQSSGEEVHVLRAQLEEQRERSRSETQEAQRQGNDTLVELERSQTSLKRLEEEASRQKKDLLSVVEERDNVQLDKELLTNRLHHLEAELENSRSSLTDKSRELRSTEDKMKRLELELEEEKGSVELLTDRVTRTRDQMEQLRSELMQERSSRQDLELDKNALERHLKELKTRVSDMEGQSRSSVGVAQLESKVHELEERLHSEDREKNSMLSSQRRLEKKLKELNFTLEEERHQHTEQRDQLSLRVKALKRQVDEGETEVERMEGLRRKAQREMEEQMELKEALQGRVTALETELKRKVQQAQRQALDSSALSSDEDDEGLYDPSSITSILTGSNLHTSSC